Proteins found in one Pseudomonas sp. P8_241 genomic segment:
- the rfaH gene encoding transcription/translation regulatory transformer protein RfaH: MHTPTPNTSSWYLLQCKPRQDERARINLLQQNYVTFCPQLVSERLVRGKPQRVLEFLFPGYLFIQLSREDHWAPIRSTRGVSRIVEFNHVPAIVADQVIEHLRVRCLESLDPDSVQVLEPGEKLQIVHGPLSPLEGVFLSMLGAERVMLLLQFLNRQQHVCVPLSYLERQRS; this comes from the coding sequence ATGCACACCCCTACCCCCAATACTTCCAGCTGGTATCTATTGCAGTGCAAGCCCCGCCAGGATGAACGGGCCAGAATCAACCTTTTGCAACAGAACTACGTTACGTTTTGCCCTCAGCTCGTCAGTGAACGACTGGTTCGCGGCAAACCGCAAAGGGTGCTGGAATTCCTCTTTCCCGGTTACCTCTTCATTCAATTGAGCCGCGAGGATCACTGGGCGCCCATCCGCTCAACGCGCGGCGTCAGTCGCATCGTCGAATTCAATCACGTACCGGCAATCGTGGCCGATCAGGTCATCGAGCATTTACGCGTGCGCTGCCTTGAATCCCTGGACCCCGATTCAGTCCAGGTACTCGAACCCGGTGAAAAACTGCAAATCGTCCACGGTCCGTTGTCGCCGCTGGAAGGCGTCTTTCTGTCAATGCTGGGTGCGGAGCGAGTGATGCTCCTGCTGCAGTTTCTCAATCGACAACAACATGTTTGCGTTCCCCTGAGTTATCTCGAACGCCAACGATCCTGA
- a CDS encoding NAD(P)-dependent alcohol dehydrogenase translates to MATMKAAVFIEKNRIVLQDKPIPEVGPLDALIRITTTTICGTDVHILRGEYPVAKGLTVGHEPVGIIERLGSQVRGFSEGQRVIAGAITPSGHSYACLCGCGSQDGPDTRHGFRATGGWKFGNIIDGCQAQYVLVPDAQANLCPIPDGLSDEQVLMCPDIMSTGFSGAERANVEIGDTVAVFALGPIGLCAVAGARLKGATTIIGVDAVAERMNVAKGLGATHVVNFKEGDVVEQIMAMTDGRGVDVSIEALGTQGTFESALRVLRPGGRLSSLGVYSSDLRIPLDAFAAGLGDYSILSTLCPGGKERMRRLMAVVASEGVDLSPLVTHRFKLDDIEAAYDLFAHQRDGVMKVAITP, encoded by the coding sequence ATGGCAACCATGAAAGCGGCTGTCTTCATCGAAAAAAACCGTATCGTACTTCAGGACAAGCCCATTCCCGAGGTGGGCCCACTCGACGCATTGATCCGAATCACCACCACTACCATTTGTGGCACGGATGTCCACATCCTGCGTGGTGAGTACCCGGTAGCGAAGGGGCTGACTGTTGGCCACGAACCCGTAGGCATCATCGAACGGCTTGGCTCGCAAGTGCGCGGCTTCAGCGAAGGGCAGCGGGTGATTGCCGGCGCGATAACCCCCAGCGGGCATAGCTACGCCTGTCTGTGTGGCTGCGGCTCGCAGGATGGTCCCGATACCCGGCACGGCTTCAGGGCCACCGGTGGCTGGAAGTTCGGCAACATCATCGATGGCTGTCAGGCGCAATACGTTCTGGTACCGGATGCGCAGGCCAATCTGTGCCCGATTCCGGACGGCCTCAGCGACGAACAGGTGCTGATGTGTCCGGACATCATGTCCACCGGTTTTTCCGGAGCTGAACGGGCGAACGTGGAAATCGGCGATACCGTCGCGGTATTCGCACTGGGGCCGATCGGTCTCTGTGCCGTGGCCGGTGCACGGCTCAAAGGCGCTACTACCATCATTGGCGTCGATGCGGTTGCCGAGCGAATGAACGTGGCCAAGGGTTTGGGCGCGACGCATGTGGTCAACTTCAAGGAGGGTGACGTGGTCGAGCAGATCATGGCAATGACCGATGGCCGCGGCGTCGATGTGTCCATTGAGGCCTTGGGCACCCAGGGTACCTTTGAGTCGGCGCTGCGGGTTTTACGCCCGGGTGGGCGACTGTCCAGTCTCGGCGTTTACTCCAGCGACCTGCGGATACCACTTGACGCTTTTGCCGCGGGTCTGGGCGACTACAGCATCCTCAGCACGCTTTGCCCGGGTGGCAAGGAACGCATGCGTCGATTGATGGCGGTGGTAGCGAGTGAGGGTGTGGACTTGTCACCGCTGGTGACTCACCGTTTCAAACTCGACGATATCGAGGCGGCCTATGACCTTTTCGCGCATCAGCGCGACGGGGTGATGAAAGTGGCGATTACGCCTTGA
- a CDS encoding SDR family oxidoreductase: MANKLNCRIAVVTGAAQGIGAAIARRFVQEGCFVYVTDINDELGSTVAASLGGRACYLRLDVRCEEDWQRVMMQVLKERGSWNVLVNNAGITGFEQGAVQHDPEHARLEDWRAVHQTNLDGVFLGCKYAIRAMRHSGAGSIINISSRSGLVGIPGAAAYASSKAAVRNHTKTVALYCAEQGLNVRCNSIHPAAILTPIWEPMLGDDAGREERMSALIRDTPLRRFGMPEEVAAVALLLASDEATYITGSEFNIDGGLLAGSAATPEVVNESLK, encoded by the coding sequence ATGGCCAATAAACTGAATTGCAGAATCGCGGTAGTGACAGGGGCGGCTCAAGGGATTGGCGCCGCGATTGCACGACGCTTCGTACAGGAAGGCTGCTTTGTTTATGTCACCGATATAAACGATGAACTCGGCAGCACCGTTGCAGCTTCGTTAGGGGGCCGCGCCTGTTATCTGCGCCTGGATGTACGCTGTGAAGAAGATTGGCAGCGAGTGATGATGCAGGTCTTGAAGGAGCGTGGTAGCTGGAACGTTTTGGTCAATAACGCGGGCATTACCGGATTTGAGCAAGGCGCCGTACAGCATGATCCGGAACATGCGCGCCTGGAGGACTGGCGCGCTGTGCATCAGACCAATCTCGACGGTGTCTTCCTGGGTTGCAAATACGCCATTCGCGCCATGCGCCATTCAGGGGCCGGTTCAATAATCAACATCTCCTCTCGCTCGGGCCTGGTCGGCATTCCAGGTGCCGCCGCGTACGCGTCGTCCAAGGCAGCCGTTCGCAATCACACCAAGACGGTGGCACTTTACTGTGCCGAGCAAGGGCTGAACGTAAGATGCAACTCGATTCATCCCGCCGCCATCCTCACTCCGATATGGGAGCCCATGTTGGGTGACGATGCAGGTCGTGAAGAGCGAATGTCCGCCCTGATTCGGGACACTCCGCTCAGACGATTCGGAATGCCCGAAGAAGTGGCAGCCGTGGCCTTGTTACTCGCCTCGGATGAAGCGACGTATATTACTGGCAGTGAGTTCAACATTGATGGTGGTCTGCTGGCAGGGTCCGCGGCGACGCCAGAGGTGGTGAATGAGTCCTTAAAATAA
- a CDS encoding GGDEF domain-containing protein, whose protein sequence is MLTELPNRYLFADRFEQAIDSWKVNGTPFAVLLIDLDHFKEINGECGHEAGDQVLRTVANRMFEATRACDTVARYGGDEFVILLADIFRADSAEKKAESLLEAIVQSVKTTVAERSLSCSIGVSLFPVHGQSLDTLLKTADQSMYGVKQLGRKGIAMTETRET, encoded by the coding sequence GTGCTGACGGAACTGCCCAACCGCTACCTCTTTGCCGATCGTTTTGAACAGGCCATCGACAGTTGGAAAGTGAACGGGACACCGTTTGCCGTGTTATTGATCGACCTGGATCACTTCAAGGAAATCAACGGCGAATGTGGCCATGAGGCAGGCGATCAAGTACTTCGAACGGTGGCGAATCGCATGTTTGAGGCGACTCGCGCGTGCGATACAGTCGCACGTTATGGCGGGGATGAATTCGTCATTCTGCTCGCGGATATTTTCAGGGCCGACAGTGCTGAAAAAAAGGCTGAGAGTTTGTTGGAAGCCATCGTACAGTCAGTGAAGACAACCGTTGCAGAACGATCACTCTCGTGCAGTATCGGGGTTTCACTGTTTCCTGTTCACGGCCAGAGTCTCGACACCCTGCTCAAGACGGCAGATCAGTCCATGTATGGCGTCAAACAATTAGGTCGCAAGGGCATTGCCATGACTGAAACCCGAGAGACCTGA
- a CDS encoding histidine phosphatase family protein, translating to MKVARLIRHAESAANAGLATTAPDSIQLTEKGQLQARALVESITTTPDLIVSSPFERAIATALPTVERFPHVPFQLWPVEEFTYLSPNRFAGSTQADRKPFAQHYWENGDAEIVDGPDAESFDNLLERADAMLAKLADQDAQNILVYSHGQFIRAAAWLIKHGSHARSYDRMREFRALDVREPFRNCWSYHVVFNDGKWTVESRIDSSGHERFIDDFCTK from the coding sequence ATGAAAGTTGCAAGGTTGATCCGCCACGCTGAGAGTGCGGCAAACGCAGGCCTTGCCACGACAGCGCCGGACTCGATACAGCTGACTGAGAAAGGCCAACTTCAAGCTCGGGCGCTCGTTGAATCCATCACGACCACACCCGACCTGATCGTCTCGTCCCCCTTTGAACGTGCTATCGCAACCGCACTGCCTACAGTAGAACGCTTCCCCCACGTTCCATTCCAATTGTGGCCCGTCGAAGAGTTTACGTATCTGAGCCCAAACCGCTTCGCAGGCAGTACGCAGGCAGATCGAAAGCCATTTGCGCAACACTATTGGGAAAACGGTGACGCAGAGATTGTCGATGGGCCTGACGCTGAGTCGTTCGATAATCTACTCGAGCGTGCGGATGCAATGCTGGCAAAGCTTGCGGACCAGGATGCTCAGAACATCCTGGTTTACAGCCATGGGCAATTCATCAGAGCTGCTGCCTGGCTGATCAAACATGGAAGCCACGCTCGCTCATACGACCGGATGCGTGAGTTTCGGGCCCTCGACGTGAGAGAGCCGTTTAGAAACTGCTGGAGTTATCACGTCGTGTTTAATGACGGCAAATGGACGGTTGAATCGCGAATCGACTCATCTGGCCATGAGCGATTTATCGACGACTTCTGCACGAAATAA
- a CDS encoding endonuclease, with protein MKKLLFVVTLALSVITTAFASPPSTFTEAKVIAKQKIYLDQASSPMGELYCGCKWTWVGKSGGRIDAESCGLKARKQESRAERTEWEHIVPAWTFGNQRQCWKNGGREHCVDDDPVFRAMEADLFNLYPSVGEVNGDRSNFNYGMATGIAPQYGQCKTRVDFDQRAAEPRDEVKGLVARTTFYMFDRYKLSMSRQQQQLLMAWDKQYPVSSWEKERDRRIANIMGHSNPFVTGERQWSQGYKAIGDGVVSAISIDPPRAPAQPNLASASGAGSIIGNRKSQVYHLSMGCPGYGQVSAKNQITFNSESEAQAAGYRKAGNCK; from the coding sequence ATGAAAAAACTGCTGTTCGTAGTAACGCTTGCCCTCTCCGTAATTACCACCGCCTTCGCAAGCCCTCCCTCAACCTTTACCGAAGCCAAAGTCATAGCTAAACAAAAAATCTACCTCGACCAGGCGAGCAGCCCGATGGGCGAGTTGTATTGCGGGTGTAAATGGACATGGGTTGGTAAATCAGGTGGTCGTATCGATGCTGAGTCATGCGGCCTAAAGGCCAGAAAACAGGAGAGTCGGGCAGAACGGACTGAGTGGGAGCACATCGTTCCGGCCTGGACATTCGGCAACCAGCGTCAATGCTGGAAGAACGGTGGGCGCGAGCACTGTGTGGACGATGATCCGGTGTTTCGAGCAATGGAAGCAGACCTGTTCAACCTCTACCCATCTGTTGGCGAGGTGAACGGCGACCGCAGTAATTTCAATTACGGCATGGCCACCGGGATTGCGCCGCAATATGGGCAATGCAAGACGCGAGTAGATTTCGACCAACGTGCTGCGGAGCCTCGCGACGAGGTTAAAGGTCTGGTCGCACGGACCACCTTTTACATGTTCGACAGATACAAACTGAGCATGTCGCGTCAGCAGCAACAGCTGTTGATGGCTTGGGACAAGCAGTACCCGGTATCGTCCTGGGAGAAAGAGCGCGATCGACGCATCGCAAACATCATGGGGCATTCCAATCCGTTCGTAACGGGCGAGCGTCAATGGTCACAAGGGTATAAAGCAATTGGTGACGGGGTGGTCAGCGCCATTTCCATTGATCCTCCCCGCGCTCCAGCTCAGCCAAACCTGGCGAGCGCGAGCGGAGCAGGTTCGATCATTGGCAATCGGAAAAGCCAGGTCTACCACCTCTCAATGGGGTGCCCTGGCTATGGTCAGGTGTCTGCGAAAAACCAAATAACTTTTAACTCTGAATCTGAGGCCCAGGCTGCGGGATATCGAAAGGCAGGCAACTGCAAATAG
- a CDS encoding dTMP kinase, producing the protein MNRPLFVSLDGPKGAGKTTLLEAVTKLLRADNKKVIRLCEKKSDPYRGETMTLVNKLVRNPTRDLELRVCERFADSRTWISRNVLTKQPPDSIILIDRWYPSDAAFRRIVPFAEILRLNIDRNVQVPDLHVGVITAPEISWARAAARRRGLSSTVIHKLEEHVACTNAFERAIADHGWVLCRNEGTIEDATMQVISEIYKALRCPLDESR; encoded by the coding sequence ATGAATCGTCCGCTGTTTGTTTCTCTAGATGGGCCCAAGGGAGCCGGCAAAACCACACTGTTGGAAGCCGTGACGAAATTACTGAGGGCAGACAACAAAAAGGTGATCCGACTTTGCGAGAAAAAAAGCGATCCCTATAGGGGTGAAACAATGACCCTCGTTAACAAGCTCGTCAGAAATCCCACCCGGGATTTGGAGTTGAGGGTTTGTGAGCGCTTTGCTGATAGCCGTACCTGGATTTCCCGGAACGTGCTGACTAAACAGCCACCAGACAGCATCATCTTGATCGATCGCTGGTACCCGTCGGATGCCGCGTTCCGCCGGATAGTCCCGTTTGCAGAGATTCTACGGCTGAACATTGATCGAAACGTGCAAGTGCCAGACCTGCATGTCGGGGTTATCACGGCTCCTGAAATTTCATGGGCACGGGCAGCGGCACGACGGCGTGGGCTGAGCAGTACTGTGATCCATAAGCTGGAAGAACATGTCGCTTGTACCAACGCGTTCGAGCGAGCGATTGCAGATCACGGCTGGGTTTTATGCCGCAATGAAGGAACGATCGAAGACGCAACGATGCAGGTGATTTCTGAGATTTATAAAGCCCTTCGATGCCCCCTGGACGAGTCACGATAA
- a CDS encoding transcriptional regulator, giving the protein MGLVLIDEQLVFDEDNFLLFRADCADEEPLRVGAIASRCLAMLLRSGGTVVRKRELMEGAWGQFGLEVTDNSLAQVVRQLRLALEKLQPDREFIQTLPRIGYKLADSVRVEEVSSVSKAVPVAGEAVVDRERPILAPAMPDTGSQDAEPPSIMAMPAAMESACDSLPVSPVTSPVRWGLWVALLLWGALAFLLGRIGLPASPEVIPPTFATPVTISEVQVHLSARDIQPMAPSFLQPLVLRSRKLAELEGLSLDNLHLYLLPARRGADQILCEGELEKVGSRCIGVQQHD; this is encoded by the coding sequence ATGGGCCTAGTACTGATCGATGAACAGTTGGTGTTTGACGAAGACAACTTCTTGTTGTTTCGAGCCGATTGTGCAGACGAGGAGCCTTTACGCGTGGGCGCAATCGCCAGTCGATGCCTGGCCATGCTCTTGAGATCCGGTGGCACGGTAGTGCGTAAGCGCGAACTGATGGAGGGGGCGTGGGGCCAGTTCGGCCTGGAAGTAACCGACAACAGTTTGGCTCAGGTGGTCCGACAATTACGCCTGGCGCTGGAAAAGCTGCAACCCGATAGAGAGTTCATTCAGACGTTGCCGCGCATAGGCTACAAGCTCGCGGACAGTGTACGGGTCGAGGAAGTATCCAGCGTATCGAAAGCCGTGCCCGTTGCGGGTGAAGCCGTCGTTGACCGCGAACGCCCCATCCTTGCTCCAGCCATGCCTGATACGGGGAGCCAGGATGCCGAACCGCCTTCGATCATGGCAATGCCGGCAGCAATGGAAAGTGCTTGCGATTCTCTGCCTGTATCACCGGTAACCTCGCCCGTACGTTGGGGGCTTTGGGTGGCATTACTCCTGTGGGGTGCCCTTGCATTTTTGCTGGGAAGAATCGGGCTGCCCGCCTCGCCAGAGGTCATACCTCCAACGTTCGCTACGCCGGTAACAATAAGTGAGGTACAGGTCCATCTGTCCGCTCGAGACATACAACCCATGGCGCCGTCCTTCCTGCAACCCCTGGTGCTGCGCAGTCGTAAATTGGCGGAACTTGAGGGACTGTCACTGGACAATCTGCACCTTTATCTGTTGCCCGCCCGTCGTGGCGCCGATCAGATTCTCTGTGAGGGTGAACTTGAAAAAGTCGGTAGTCGCTGCATAGGTGTACAACAACATGACTAG
- a CDS encoding sulfotransferase family protein encodes MHFISGLPRSGSTLLSALLRQNPRFHAHISSPVAGLVNELLNGMSGQNEFSLFISDQQRQRILRGLFEQFYGKEYSASVIFDSNRAWCSRMALLHSLFPNNKVIACVREVPWIVDSIERLIQRNTFSPSAIFNYQAGGTVYSRADAVANADGMLGYPYNALKEAFYGAHASRLLLVRYESLVDNPQAVLDGIYAFIGEPAFKHDMDNVQFDASEFDQRAGTPGLHDVRPSVRALSRPTILPPDVFARFSNDAFWQHPQHNPHGVKIL; translated from the coding sequence ATGCATTTCATTTCTGGCTTGCCCCGTTCGGGTTCGACTTTGCTGTCGGCCCTGCTACGCCAGAACCCGCGTTTTCACGCGCATATAAGCAGCCCTGTGGCCGGCCTGGTCAATGAGCTGCTCAATGGTATGAGTGGCCAAAACGAGTTTTCGCTGTTTATTTCCGATCAGCAACGCCAACGCATTCTGCGCGGCTTGTTTGAGCAGTTCTATGGCAAGGAATACTCGGCTTCGGTGATCTTCGACAGTAACCGCGCCTGGTGCTCACGCATGGCCTTGCTGCACAGCCTTTTTCCAAACAACAAGGTGATTGCCTGCGTACGTGAGGTGCCGTGGATCGTCGATAGCATCGAACGTTTGATTCAACGCAATACGTTCTCGCCTTCAGCCATTTTCAACTATCAGGCCGGTGGCACGGTGTATAGCCGCGCCGATGCCGTGGCCAACGCCGACGGCATGCTCGGTTACCCCTACAACGCCCTCAAAGAGGCGTTTTACGGCGCACACGCCAGCCGTTTGCTGTTGGTGCGCTACGAGAGTCTGGTCGACAACCCGCAGGCGGTCCTCGACGGCATCTATGCCTTTATCGGTGAGCCTGCCTTCAAGCACGACATGGACAACGTTCAGTTCGACGCGAGCGAGTTCGATCAACGGGCGGGCACACCCGGGCTACACGACGTCAGGCCCAGCGTACGGGCCCTCAGCCGGCCGACCATTCTGCCCCCCGATGTATTTGCTCGTTTTAGCAATGACGCTTTCTGGCAACACCCGCAACACAACCCGCACGGGGTCAAGATTCTTTGA
- a CDS encoding autotransporter domain-containing protein, whose protein sequence is MNFGSGSLREQLSTSGAVNIDPGISTITLTSDILLRNLATTLNAYAPLTINGGNLIGSGNSLRLNGPGTGAITTAISGQFSGDAGSGGSATNGSTGANGANSISGNVAGGAGTSGSNGQYSSPTNGSAAISGSAFTLMNTATVTGGAGVSTLSAGSGGNGGKGGNNPAVFPAAGAAGGAGGNGGAGASAGEGSVGGDGVEGNNFTLINNASITGGNGATGVTGGAGGKGGAGGAGGGYFGRGGNGGTGGNGGDGGTGGAGGAGVSGSNMVVVNTGTIRGGMGGVRGLGGAGGTGGAAGAGGYQGGFGNSGQNGLNGSQGADGREGIDGSGIFAAGDSTITNSGTVSGFNGILNLGILSLNNDADGHIAGNVLERSAAGIANNDTIGTLSNEGIIEGFTGISNDGTITALSNNGTIFGAGSGIRNDGTISTLSNSGSISSSGSSGIYMSRGSIGTLSNHGTISGTTGIAISSGSIDLLSNETDGVISGGYFGIINGGSIGALNNSGLISAQYAILNGPINVLGSIANTGTIAGTIYNIASQDLMINGGNGSVFGTLTGSSGTGVGADNIGLITSTYSNVVFGPGNQLLNDHIDVGTHNVTNDATGVLQVNNTINITGNYYQGADASLISGVASNAVTTGDVSTDSGYGRLVVSGTANIASGSTIGLQQLGSYGFAQGQRYLVVQAATPGTEYNASSLHYNVAGYNASGTSVDNGGNSGLLVTVGSATPPDVTPLPPAVTPPPPDVTPLPPAVTPPPPDVTPLPPAVTPLPPAVTPPPPDVTLPPPDVTPPPPAVTPPPPAVTLPPPAVTPPHDGPSSGPINRATTTTGIATLSGLFNYTAYDAPLMNLFNATAALGSSAAGNKAGAQLSPAATASAATQASMASTVQVLNVTAAHLDGMRIAQNDKTRGGIATGEGTSNSGLWGQAFGGTSRLSESDNIAGYHSHYGGMLIGADGAVNDSWQAGGLFSYTQTTVNSDGDNTGSSADVKSYGLFGYASYTANPWYLDLSMGAIQHQFDTRRDVNFPGFNGEAKGDHDAMQYIAAAQVGYPIDLGSHTVLTPIGGLTYSTLDEDSYTEKGGNGAALHVNSTSTHSLKSDLGTKLERSYATEYGNVVPSAQLTWRHEYQDTRLQSVANFAADTAGATSFSSLGAKPVDDTGVLTMGVTLLKSSALSVSAKYTLEAASGYTANTGDVQVRWNF, encoded by the coding sequence GTGAATTTCGGTTCAGGGTCCCTGCGCGAACAATTGTCCACCAGTGGGGCAGTGAATATCGATCCGGGGATAAGCACGATTACCCTGACCTCGGACATCTTGCTACGTAACCTCGCAACGACGCTGAACGCTTATGCTCCCCTGACCATTAATGGTGGCAACCTGATTGGTAGCGGCAATTCGTTGAGATTGAACGGCCCAGGTACAGGAGCGATCACCACCGCGATTTCGGGCCAGTTCTCCGGCGATGCGGGTAGCGGTGGGTCTGCAACGAATGGCAGTACAGGGGCGAATGGCGCGAACTCCATTAGTGGTAACGTCGCTGGAGGTGCCGGTACCTCGGGCTCGAATGGCCAATACTCTTCCCCGACCAATGGTTCGGCGGCAATCAGTGGCAGTGCTTTCACGCTCATGAACACGGCCACCGTAACCGGTGGCGCTGGTGTTTCCACTCTATCAGCGGGCTCTGGGGGCAATGGCGGTAAAGGGGGTAATAATCCTGCTGTCTTTCCTGCCGCTGGTGCCGCTGGTGGCGCTGGTGGCAACGGCGGTGCCGGTGCCAGTGCAGGGGAGGGCTCCGTCGGTGGAGATGGCGTCGAGGGCAACAATTTTACGCTGATCAACAATGCCAGCATTACTGGGGGCAATGGTGCCACGGGCGTTACCGGTGGTGCCGGCGGTAAGGGCGGTGCTGGTGGAGCTGGTGGTGGATATTTTGGCCGCGGTGGCAACGGGGGCACTGGTGGCAATGGTGGCGACGGTGGCACTGGCGGCGCTGGCGGCGCTGGCGTCTCGGGTTCCAACATGGTGGTGGTCAACACCGGGACTATTCGAGGCGGTATGGGCGGGGTCAGGGGCTTGGGTGGTGCAGGAGGTACAGGAGGTGCAGCAGGTGCAGGCGGCTACCAAGGCGGTTTCGGCAATAGTGGCCAAAACGGCCTAAACGGCAGCCAAGGCGCAGATGGCAGAGAAGGCATTGACGGCTCCGGTATTTTTGCAGCGGGTGATTCAACCATCACCAACAGCGGTACTGTCAGCGGTTTTAACGGCATTCTTAACTTAGGTATCCTCAGCCTGAACAATGATGCGGATGGCCATATTGCGGGCAACGTGCTTGAACGTTCCGCAGCGGGGATTGCTAACAATGACACCATCGGTACGCTGAGCAACGAAGGTATCATCGAGGGTTTTACTGGTATTTCCAACGACGGCACAATCACCGCCCTGAGCAACAATGGCACTATCTTTGGCGCCGGATCAGGCATTCGTAACGATGGCACCATCTCTACGCTCAGCAACAGTGGCAGCATCTCCAGCAGCGGCTCCTCAGGCATTTATATGAGTAGAGGCAGCATTGGAACACTAAGCAATCATGGCACCATCAGCGGCACGACCGGTATTGCGATTAGTTCCGGGAGCATTGATTTACTTAGCAACGAAACGGATGGCGTTATCTCCGGTGGTTACTTCGGTATTATCAATGGTGGCAGTATCGGTGCACTGAACAACAGTGGCCTCATCAGCGCTCAATACGCCATTTTAAATGGCCCAATCAACGTGCTCGGCTCCATTGCCAACACCGGTACCATCGCCGGTACGATCTACAATATTGCTTCGCAGGACCTGATGATCAATGGCGGCAATGGTTCGGTGTTTGGCACACTGACAGGCAGCTCAGGCACAGGCGTCGGGGCAGACAACATCGGCCTGATCACCAGCACCTACTCGAACGTGGTGTTCGGCCCTGGCAACCAGTTGCTCAATGACCACATCGACGTGGGCACTCATAACGTCACCAATGATGCGACCGGCGTCCTGCAGGTCAACAATACGATCAATATCACCGGTAATTACTACCAGGGTGCCGATGCCAGTCTGATTTCCGGTGTGGCCAGCAACGCCGTGACCACTGGCGATGTCAGCACCGACAGCGGCTATGGTCGCCTGGTAGTATCCGGGACTGCCAACATCGCTTCGGGCTCCACGATTGGGTTGCAGCAGCTGGGCAGCTACGGCTTTGCTCAAGGACAACGCTACCTGGTGGTTCAGGCGGCCACCCCTGGCACCGAATATAACGCCAGCAGCCTTCACTATAATGTCGCCGGGTACAACGCTTCCGGTACCAGCGTAGACAACGGCGGCAATAGCGGTTTGTTGGTCACAGTGGGCAGCGCTACGCCACCTGACGTGACACCGCTGCCACCTGCCGTGACGCCGCCGCCACCTGACGTGACACCGCTGCCACCTGCCGTGACGCCGCCGCCACCTGACGTGACACCGCTGCCACCTGCCGTGACGCCGCTGCCACCTGCCGTGACGCCGCCGCCACCTGACGTGACGCTACCGCCACCTGACGTGACACCGCCGCCACCAGCTGTGACGCCGCCGCCACCTGCCGTGACGCTACCGCCACCAGCCGTGACGCCGCCGCATGACGGGCCATCCAGCGGTCCGATCAACCGCGCGACCACCACTACCGGGATCGCAACGCTCTCCGGGCTGTTCAACTACACCGCCTACGATGCTCCGTTGATGAACCTGTTCAACGCCACCGCGGCCCTTGGCTCTTCGGCCGCGGGTAACAAGGCCGGTGCGCAGTTGAGCCCGGCGGCGACCGCGTCTGCCGCGACTCAGGCGTCCATGGCGTCCACGGTGCAAGTGCTCAATGTCACGGCGGCGCACCTGGACGGGATGCGCATCGCGCAGAACGACAAGACCCGCGGCGGTATCGCCACGGGTGAGGGAACCAGCAATTCCGGGCTTTGGGGCCAGGCTTTCGGCGGTACTTCGCGTCTGAGCGAGAGCGATAATATCGCCGGTTATCACAGCCATTACGGCGGAATGCTGATAGGTGCCGACGGTGCGGTCAACGACAGCTGGCAGGCCGGTGGTCTGTTCAGCTACACCCAGACCACGGTCAATAGCGACGGCGACAACACCGGCAGTTCTGCCGACGTGAAGTCCTATGGTCTGTTCGGCTATGCCAGCTACACGGCCAACCCGTGGTACCTGGACCTATCGATGGGGGCGATCCAGCATCAATTCGACACCCGGCGTGACGTTAACTTCCCTGGCTTCAACGGCGAAGCCAAGGGCGACCATGACGCCATGCAGTACATCGCCGCGGCCCAGGTCGGTTACCCGATCGACCTCGGTTCCCATACGGTGCTGACGCCGATTGGCGGTTTGACCTACAGTACTCTTGACGAAGACAGCTACACCGAAAAAGGCGGCAATGGTGCGGCACTGCATGTGAACTCTACCAGCACCCACTCGCTGAAAAGCGACCTGGGCACCAAGCTGGAGCGTTCCTACGCTACTGAGTACGGCAATGTCGTGCCATCGGCGCAGTTGACCTGGCGTCATGAGTACCAGGACACGCGTCTGCAGTCGGTCGCCAACTTTGCCGCTGACACGGCCGGGGCCACCAGCTTCAGCAGCCTGGGCGCCAAGCCGGTGGATGACACTGGCGTACTGACGATGGGCGTGACTCTGCTCAAAAGCAGTGCCCTGAGTGTGTCGGCGAAGTACACCCTGGAAGCGGCCAGTGGTTACACGGCCAATACCGGTGATGTGCAGGTGCGTTGGAACTTCTGA